From the genome of Methanoregula boonei 6A8:
GCCGGCCGCTTATCATGCAGATAGAGAAGCACAACACGAATGTCTTTCCCGGTTTTGGTATCATCATGGTCCTTGATGTCTGGGAGCATGCGTATTATCTCGATTACAAGAACGATCGGGCAAAATTTGTGGATGCATTCTGGAACATTGTAAACTGGGATGAGATCGCCAAGCGGTTTGACCATATCCGGAAATGAAGAGAGATTCCGGGAGAATGTCTTACTTCAGGAGAACTCCGGGAAACGGGCCGGGCTTTCCGGCCATCACCTGACACCCGAAGGGAACAACCTATGAATGCGGAATATGATCTCGTTATTATCGGGACCGGTGCGGCCGGGGTAGCAGCGGCTACTGCTGCTGTACATCTCGGTGCTTCCCGCGTTGCAGTTGTCGAGCGGGGCCCGCTCTGGGGCACCTGTGTCAATACCGGCTGTATCCCAAGCAAGTTCCTTCTCACCCTGGCGGGTTATACCTACTACCGGGGACACAGTCATCCCGGGGTCCGCATGGAGGGCCGGCTCGATCTCGGAGAGGTGCTCGCGGAAAAAAATACGCTCCAGGAGCGCCTGAGGGAAAAGAAGCGTGATACTCTCTTTAGTCGGCTTGGCGTTGAACTTATCGAAGGGGAAGCGACATTTCTCAACCCCCATACACTGCAGGCCGGCGACAGGAAACTTGCATCCAAACGCTTTATCATCGCAACCGGTTCCTCTCCCGCGATCCCGCCGGTGGAGGGGATCGGATCGGTTCCTTTCATGACAAGCGCAGACGCACTCAGCCCGGAGCGCATTCCCGCTACGCTTATTGTCATCGGAGGAAGAGCGCTTGGTCTCGAATTTGCCCAGCTCTATTCCCACCTTGGGACCCGGGTCACCCTTCTCCAGAGAAGCCCGAGGATCCTCCCGGAGGAAGAACCGGAGATTGCAGACCTTATGGCCGGTTATCTTGCCGGGGAGGGCATTGGGATCCTGACCGGGGTTGATATAAAGCGTGTCGAACGGACGGGGGATTCTGTTGCGGTCATTGCAGGTACCAGAGGAGAACAGCGGGTTATTTCCGCGGATCGTCTTCTTCTTGCAACCGGACGGACGCCAAACAGCCGGGAACTCAATTGCGGTGCTGCAGGAGTAGACACCAGGCCCGATGGGGCGGTCGTTGTGGATACCATGCTTCAGACTTCGGCCCCGCATATCTGGGCAGCCGGCGATGTGACGGGTGAACCGATGCTTGAAACGGCGGCAAGATATGGCGGTGAAATTGCTGCATCCAATGCCCTCCGGGAACTGAAACGATCGTACAACAGCGCCCTTCTTCCCCATGGGATCTTCACAACGCCACAGGTGGCAGGGGTGGGGATGACAGAAGACAGGGCCCAAAAGGCCGGCCTGAACCCGGTATCGCACAGCATCCGGACTGATTCGATGGCAAAATTCTCGATCGATGGGGACACCCGGGGCATGGTAAAGATTGTTGCCGACAAAAGAAGCAGGCGGATACTTGGAGTTCACCTATGTGCCCCGCTTGCCACCGAGATGATCCAGGAAGGAGTCATTGCGGTCACAAGATACCTTACTGCAGACGATCTTGCCGAACTGCCGCATGTCTTTCCTACAGCAACAGAAGCCCTTGCGGTCTGTGCCCGCGGCCTGCAGGCAAATACCGGGGATTGTTCCAAATGAGATCCCGGGCTCCTTAAAAATAACCGGGCCCAGACTACGGCATATGCCGGCTATTTTCAGGGATTGTTCCATAGTCTGTAAATCGACGAAATTATTATCTTCTGCTCCGGTGAAGAGACGCTCGTACGGTGAAGTTGTTGTATGAATGATCATCTTATTCTGGGAGTGTTTTTGGTATTGGGCGCAGTACTTCTCATTACGGGATGTACCCAGAACGCGGCTCCTGCCCAGGCGTCGCAACAGGTAACCCAGCAGTTAACTGCCCCCGCATCATCCGACACGGTCAGGGTTGCCTCAAGCACGCTCGGAAATATCCTTGTGGATGCGCAGGGAAAGTCTCTCTATTATTTTGCCGCTGACATACCGGGAAGCGGTGCGAGCACCTGCAGCGGTTCGTGTGCCGGCATCTGGCCGGTCTTTTACAGCAATACCATCACGGTGTCGCCCCCGCTTGTGGCATCCGATTTTTCATCCTTTGTCCGGGCCGACGGGACAAGCCAGACCGCGTACCGGGGATGGCCGCTCTACTATTTCCAGGGAGACAGCGGAGCCGGGGATGTCTCAGGTGAGAACGTGAACAAGGACTGGTTTGTAGTCCGGCCGGATGAGACCATAATGATTGCCCAGCGCAGCACTCTTGGCCTGTACCTTACCGACCGGATGGGAAACACCCTGTATTATTTTGCAAAGGACACCCCGGCCACGAGTGCCTGTACCGCCGCATGCCTTGCAAAATGGCCCCCGTTCTACGCAGGCACCATCAGTGCCCCCTCAGTTCTGGACCCGTCAGCATTTGGCACGGTGGCAAGAGCTGACGGCAGGAACCAGACCGCATTCATGGGTATGCCGCTCTATTATTTCGCAAACGATACGCAACCCGGCGAGACAAACGGCGAGGGGTTCAACAACCTCTGGTACGTGGCAAATATCACCGGTACGATACCTGCTGTGCCTGTTGCAGTACCCACGGCAGAACCTACCCCGGTCCCGACAACGGCAAACCCGACACAATCCATAATGTCGTACGGAGGATATTAAAGGGTCACCAAACGGATCGTGCGAGTGGCGGATATCTTCCTGCCCGATGTGGGTAAAGGAAAGAATTCGTGACCTGCCCTGAGAGGGGAGGACCGGGATGCATCACTGACGGATCCCCACGATCATTGATTGTCAGCCCGGCCTGCAGCAGGCAGGTTCACATTTCCAAGATGCCCGATGATGCGAAAAAGGAATTGCCCTTTTATCCCGTACGAAATGTTTTTTCTTTGTCCCTCTCAGTCACATTCTCCTTTTTTGGTTTTTCCTTTCTAACCGGCAGAACCTCCCGCAAGTACACTGCTCCCTGCTGGCACCGGTGTAAACGATCCCCGGCGCATTCATGAAAGAGGCACAGGGACCGGATCTAATTTTTGAGGTCTGCCGGGGTCAGCAGGTTCAGCAATGCCTCGATACCGGAGATTTCGCGCCTGATAACCTCCTCGTGAAAATACCGCCTCAGTTTTGCTTCAAATTGCAACCGCACCCCGGGGTTCCAGCCCGTTTTGGGATCGTACTCGTCCCGGAGATACGACTGGAGTTCTTCAAGATCCTGGCGGTTTAACCGGTTGATGAGGGTTTCCTGGTATCGGTTGACCAGGGAGCGTTTCAAATCCTCCGAATGAATTTTTTCCGGGACCATAAACCTCTACCCCGGGACCGTTACACGGCCGATTCTGTCCGGATCAATCCGGC
Proteins encoded in this window:
- a CDS encoding dihydrolipoyl dehydrogenase family protein; protein product: MNAEYDLVIIGTGAAGVAAATAAVHLGASRVAVVERGPLWGTCVNTGCIPSKFLLTLAGYTYYRGHSHPGVRMEGRLDLGEVLAEKNTLQERLREKKRDTLFSRLGVELIEGEATFLNPHTLQAGDRKLASKRFIIATGSSPAIPPVEGIGSVPFMTSADALSPERIPATLIVIGGRALGLEFAQLYSHLGTRVTLLQRSPRILPEEEPEIADLMAGYLAGEGIGILTGVDIKRVERTGDSVAVIAGTRGEQRVISADRLLLATGRTPNSRELNCGAAGVDTRPDGAVVVDTMLQTSAPHIWAAGDVTGEPMLETAARYGGEIAASNALRELKRSYNSALLPHGIFTTPQVAGVGMTEDRAQKAGLNPVSHSIRTDSMAKFSIDGDTRGMVKIVADKRSRRILGVHLCAPLATEMIQEGVIAVTRYLTADDLAELPHVFPTATEALAVCARGLQANTGDCSK